A single Vigna radiata var. radiata cultivar VC1973A chromosome 8, Vradiata_ver6, whole genome shotgun sequence DNA region contains:
- the LOC106770202 gene encoding cation/H(+) antiporter 15-like: MTREGNATLNFIPEFACYNTTFDLSNIIWRSDNVISERVPLLSIQIAYNILASSFFHHILKQFHLPLTVAQMLGGVLLSSSFLGRIPGVFHMIYRPEGIMSVETFANVGIMYYVFLTGLEMNCDTILRSSKQAVVIAVASILIPALVGAGFLALQHDLAGGSSVALTAKGYMFWCAILSVTSFPVLARLLSDLKILYTRLGKDALTAAILIDAFGWVLFSLFIPFSHAGGKPLLSLICTLLFIAFCFCVVRPILARVVEHRMRSESWNSSKLLDVMMGLFICAYITDLLGSHHVVGAFVYGLILPSGKFADLLLEMLDDFVTAIIVPVYFASFGFRLNLESLWSENHSVLLPLFMVFLLAIPKILSSLLVTVYYGMSSRDGVGLGLLLNTKGIMAVILISIAWDKSILDPYAFTIMILAVLFMTTVVSPFINAIYKPKLRFKQTQQRTVQKLWCEAELRVAACVHNSHQALGMIYVLEAINATRTSPLHVSVLHLVELTRRGTGLLVAQIDNSNVQGGSSEQYGSQEEFETIYNAFNEFVEVYKAVRFDTSGIVATYETIHQDIYNVTEEKRANLILLPFHKELSSGELETTKTAFCDINQNVLQAPPCSVGILVNRGLRSLSTATMSIIVIFIGGPDDREALSIAWRMASHSATKLHVVRLLVSGTEVAEGKAFQNDSSGVLSTEMDSVMQKELDDEHIFHFRHKGLHNSDAITYSESELRLETGEEIPLVLHEIDQKGCDLYILGQGSGNNYTVFKRLLEWCDSPELGVMGDIVASASFGTNSSLLVVQQYTMERKSKLHCSRKHHTSKVCDEIL; this comes from the exons ATGACAAGGGAAGGGAATGCTACTCTGAACTTTATCCCAGAATTTGCATGTTACAATACAACGTTTGATCTTAGCAACATAATCTGGAGGAGTGATAATGTCATTTCAGAACGTGTTCCTCTTCTGTCTATTCAAATTGCCTACAATATCCTTGCATCTAGTTTTTTTCACCACATCCTCAAGCAATTCCACCTACCTCTTACGGTTGCCCAGATGCTT GGTGGTGTGCTTTTGAGTTCATCATTTTTGGGAAGAATCCCTGGAGTTTTTCACATGATTTACCGTCCGGAAGGAATCATGAGTGTTGAAACCTTTGCGAATGTTGGAATCATGTACTATGTGTTCCTTACTGGGTTGGAAATGAACTGCGACACCATCTTGAGATCAAGCAAGCAGGCTGTAGTCATTGCTGTTGCAAGCATTCTTATTCCAGCATTGGTTGGAGCTGGTTTTCTTGCTCTACAGCATGACTTAGCAGGCGGATCAAGCGTTGCGCTCACTGCTAAAGGGTATATGTTTTGGTGTGCAATTCTTTCTGTCACCAGTTTTCCAGTCCTTGCAAGGCTCCTATCAGATCTCAAGATCCTCTACACAAGGCTTGGAAAAGATGCCTTAACAGCAGCCATTCTAATTGATGCATTTGGCTGGGTTTTGTTCTCACTCTTCATTCCCTTTTCCCACGCGGGTGGAAAACCACTCCTCTCACTAATATGCACATTGCTGTTCATTGCCTTCTGCTTCTGCGTGGTGCGTCCAATTCTGGCTCGAGTGGTTGAACACAGAATGAGGTCTGAGTCATGGAACTCCTCAAAGTTGCTGGATGTGATGATGGGACTTTTTATTTGTGCGTACATCACAGACTTGCTTGGATCACACCATGTTGTTGGGGCCTTTGTGTATGGACTAATTTTGCCCAGTGGGAAGTTTGCTGATTTATTGTTGGAAATGTTGGATGATTTTGTTACTGCAATTATTGTTCCTGTCTACTTTGCAAGTTTTGGCTTTAGACTAAACCTGGAGTCACTTTGGTCTGAAAACCACTCAGTGTTGCTTCCTCTCTTCATGGTGTTCTTGTTAGCCATACCAAAAATTTTGAGCTCTTTGCTGGTCACTGTCTACTATGGTATGTCTTCAAGAGATGGAGTTGGCCTTGGATTGCTCCTCAACACCAAGGGCATCATGGCAGTGATTCTTATAAGCATTGCCTGGGACAAAAGT atTTTGGACCCATATGCTTTCACAATCATGATCCTTGCAGTACTATTCATGACTACGGTGGTATCTCCCTTTATTAATGCCATCTACAAGCCGAAACTTCGGTTCAAGCAGACCCAGCAAAGGACTGTGCAGAAACTATGGTGCGAAGCAGAACTTCGAGTTGCAGCTTGTGTCCACAACTCTCACCAAGCCCTTGGCATGATCTATGTTCTTGAAGCCATAAATGCCACCAGAACTTCCCCTTTACATGTCTCAGTCCTTCACCTTGTGGAACTCACAAGACGAGGCACTGGCCTTCTTGTGGCACAAATCGACAACTCAAATGTTCAAGGGGGATCCTCAGAGCAGTATGGATCACAAGAAGAGTTTGAGACCATATACAATGCATTCAACGAGTTTGTGGAGGTATACAAAGCTGTGAGATTTGACACATCAGGCATTGTTGCAACCTATGAGACAATCCATCAGGATATATACAATGTCACAGAAGAGAAACGAGCAAACCTTATTCTCCTACCATTCCACAAAGAACTAAGCTCGGGAGAGTTAGAAACAACCAAAACAGCATTCTGTGACATAAACCAGAACGTGTTGCAGGCACCACCTTGTTCTGTGGGAATCCTTGTCAACCGTGGACTGAGGTCATTGTCCACTGCAACAATGAGCATCATTGTGATATTCATCGGAGGGCCTGATGATCGGGAAGCCTTGTCGATCGCATGGAGAATGGCATCACATTCAGCCACAAAGTTGCATGTAGTTAGGCTTCTGGTGTCAGGTACTGAGGTTGCAGAAGGAAAAGCATTCCAGAATGATTCCAGTGGAGTGTTATCTACAGAGATGGACAGTGTTATGCAGAAAGAGCTAGATGATGAACACATATTTCACTTCAGGCACAAAGGGTTGCACAACAGTGACGCCATCACATACTCAGAGAGCGAACTGAGGTTAGAAACTGGTGAGGAGATTCCTTTGGTCCTCCATGAGATAGACCAAAAAGGGTGTGACTTGTACATTTTGGGACAAGGTAGTGGCAATAACTACACAGTTTTTAAAAGGTTGTTGGAATGGTGTGACAGCCCTGAACTTGGGGTCATGGGGGACATTGTAGCTTCAGCCAGTTTTGGCACAAACTCATCACTGCTTGTTGTGCAGCAATACACCATGGAGAGAAAGTCTAAACTTCATTGTAGCAGAAAACATCACACTAGTAAGGTCTGTGatgaaattttgtga